In Alteromonas macleodii, the sequence GTTTTATTTTAAAAGAGTCTGACAGCGACTACTTGATAGATGCCATACATAAAGTATCTGCGGGGGAAAAAGTGATTTCGACGGAGCTGGCTATTATGGCCCTCGACGACAACAACCCGCTTTCGCAAAAAGAGATGGCGGCACTTAAGCTCGCTTCTGACGGACTGAAGACCCAAGACATCGCGCAATCGTTGTTTTTATCAGAAGGTACAGTAAGAAACTATCTTTCCGAAGCGATATCAAAGCTTGATGCAACGAACCGAGTCGACGCAGCTCGCATTGCGAAACAAAAAGGCTGGCTTTAGCAATAACTCAAAACCAGGTAGTAGCAACTGTCGCAGAGGTCGGTATGTTTAGCTTTTCAGACAAACCGGTAAGCACTCGCTCGGGACCGTAGATAATTCCTTGCTGCTTTGCAGTCCATATGCAAGTTAAAATGCTGGTACCTTTGCGTAATTCACACTGCCATTTAGCTGTGGTTTCAGCAAGTCGTTCATAGTCATCCTCAATTTCCCAACCTGCGTCTACATGCTCTACGATAAGTTGTTCGAATTGAGAGAACGGAATAGGCTGAATGATTACCCACTCATTTTTCTTAAACTTTCTTTCTAACCGCGATTTCTTAAAACTGGTAAACAATCCCACGCTCCATCTCCGTATGATTGAAAGGCCCTACTTACTACAAAAGCACGTCTTCTATTTCGACACCGTTCCCATAATCTGCCCTGAAGGTGTTGGACAAGAACACGATGTTCCAACCATTTCACTATTTAACGTTGGGCACGCACCATACTCACCGTTTCCGCTATAACGACATTGGTTACTAAATTCAGGTTTAGCAACTGCAACCTTGCCGTTTTTCTTCGCGTTTATATCTTCATCGTCGGGTAAATACACCGTGTAGGTACACCCTGACAAAAGCATATTAACAACAAAAAAACCAATACCGTAAAGTGCTTTCACTTTCATAAATAGTTGCTGAGCATTTTTAGAACAGTTTTAAAACTATGCTAATAATGAATATAAAACAAGAAAAAATAAGCAAAAAAAAGCCAGTCTTTAGACTGGCTTTTAAATTGTAACTCGTTGTAGCTACTAGAATTCAGTTGAAAATCTAACACCGAACTCGCTTGCGTCGTTGCTTAGAATTTGCAGGATGTAGTCGTTCGTATTTAAACGCGCGTTATCATAACGCTCATCAAAAATGTTTCGACCATAAAGCGCTACGGTATACGCATCATTTGCTGGTGTATAAGCAATGTCAAAGTTCACTAGCTCTCGGCTCTCTAGCTTCGTCATCCGTTCAGGCGCAGACAAAGGCTCTCCATACATGTCATCGCGCCATGAATAGTCTATACGAGCTCTAATCGAACTACCGTCACCAAGTTCGAACTCGTAACTTGGTGCAATAGCTACTGTCCACTTAGGTGTAAGAGGCGCAACATCAGCCAGAATAGCACCGTCACTATTTACAACTTCATCTACGTCAACGTCGATAAAGCCAACACTCCCTTGGAGTGAGAACTGCCCAAGACTAAGGGTACCATCCCACTCAATACCTCTAGAAGTTTGTTCGGTAGGAATGACGCGTGTAATAAAGCCGCTTTCGGTTGTTTCACTAAACTGTACTGGTAGGTTTTCATACTCGGTGTTGAATATCGAGATACTCATATCAAGATACTCGGTGAATCGACCCTTTAAACCAATTTCGTAGTTTGTCGCAGTTATATTATCTGTTGCTTTAAAGTCATTATCAGAAACTACCGCATTTACAGCTGCCTCTAAAGCAACTTGGTCACCACTCCCCAACGCATCGAAACCACCTTCATCGGCGAACTCACTGATAAGGAAGTATGGACGAGCAGGATATTGGCCACCTTGATAACCAGTCTGGATAGTAGCGTAACCAGTTAGGCCATTATCAAACGTATAGTTAGTGGCAAGTTCCCACGTTACTTCGTTCCAATCGTTTGAATCGGAAATTGTACCTAAAGGTCCAAATACATTTGCAGACGCGTCTTTTTCGTCTTCTGTGTAGCGAATACCACCAGAAACACTTAGATCATCAGTGAGGTCATGACGCATGTTTAAATACACAGCTTTTGAAGTAGTTTCCTGGTCAAGTTGTAAAAGGTTCGGGCCGCCATTAAAGTTAGAATCGTCACCCTGGCGGTTACTCCCCTCTTCGTTAAAGTAGTAAAGACCGGTTACAAAGTCAGTATATTCGTTGATATAGCCGTTAAGCTGTAGTTCGATTGATGTTTGATCGGCTTCGCCGCGCTCGGGGAACTGGTCTAATGAGAACGCCGTGCCGTCATCGTCAAGACCTGCTTTGTACTTCGACGTACGCTGGCTCGCTACCACTTTCGCCGTGTAGTCGTCGTTGATATCCCATTCAGTAGTTAATGAGAGGCCGCGTGCTTCGTTTGACACGCCCGTAACTGCTTCAGTACTAGTCGCATTATCATAACGGTCTGTACCAGCTGGAATAACATCTGTGTTTCTCAACGGGCCGCTTGGAATAGGGTCGCCATTACCATCTATCCCTGTGTAATAACGTCCCGTTGGCACTTCATCAATAAGCACAGTGTACGGACGAAGGCCGCCATCGCCATTGTTAGCGTCTGCAGTTAATACCATACGGAAGTCATTTGAAGGCTCCCACTTAAGTGAAACACGACCTGAAATATCTTCAGTCTCACCTACATCGTATTCAGCATTTGGCACGTTAATGAATTCGCCAAGACCATCGCGCTTGTTGAATGCCAAATTCATGTTGAACGCAACAGTTTCTGATAAAGCATGATTAACAAAAAGGTCAGCTTTAACGCGACCGCGTGTACCAAATTCAGTATTGATTTTAGTTACATCGCCTTGGTCTGGCTCTTTGGTGATGATGTTAATTGCACCACCAATTGAGTTACGACCGTACAGGGTACCTTGAGGACCACGAAGTACCTCGATACGTTCAATGTTGTTAAGGCTCCAGTTTTGACCAACTTGGCGGCCTAGGTAAACACCATCAACATAAACACTTACACCAGGGTCAGTAGTTATAAGGTGATCTTGAAGACCGATTCCACGAATAAACGGGTTAACTGACGATGTGTGCCCAGCAGAGAAACCTGTTACGTTTAGGTTTGGTACGAACTTACCAACGTCTGTTAGATCTGTTATACCTTGGTCAGCTAGCTTATCGCCGTCAAAAGCACTGATGGCAATTGGCACTTCATAAATAACTTGAGGGCGTTTTGTCGCGGTAACGGTAATGGCTTCAAACTGTTGTTCTTCAGTTGCTTCAGCCTCTTGAGCAACGGCAATGTTTGAAAGAGCTGGAACGGTCATCGCTACTGCTAGTGCGACAGGTGAAAGCTTACTGGCGAGTGTCTTAGACACGTCAGTATTGGATTTCATGGTGTAACCCCTTTTGCGTGAGTGTTAGGTATAAATTTGTTGTTATAGGCTGCTTCAAGTTCTTCTTTGGAACCTTGAAAGACTAAACTCACTGAACTAAGAGGCACACATAACCTTGTGCTAATACTGGATTACAGGCAATAAAAAAGTAAGTCGCAATAAAACATTACAAACTTACTTTCAATAAAACTCTGCTTTAAAAGTAGTAAATACTTTCCCAGTCCTCTAAAACTCAGTAGATGAATTTAGGCTTGAAGACTGGAACGATATGTTACCGTTAGATTGCGATCTTGCAAAGTAAAATATTACACTTTTACTATAATAACATTTCAAAATTAGACTAATTGGTTAAATTGAGCATCCGAAAATAAGAACACTAAAACCAATTAAAAAAATCTAAATATCAAATAGGTAATCAACTCACTCAGCTACAAAATTCACTACAAAAATTCATTTAACACCTAGACCAAACGGACAAACTTTCACCAACTTAATAGAAGTTAATTTTGCCTTTGTACAATGGCGTTCGACTTTGCAGCTTGGTCAATAGATTATCTCCGTATTTCGCTAAGCGGCATAAAGCTACCCATGCTTAGTTCAAATGATAGGGTTCATTCAGAGTTTACTCGTTTATACCTATCTACCTTGCTAAAGTCATGTCGAACACAACCTTGCAGCGTCACTATAAAACCGCCTCCTCAACCCTTTTGTCGACAATTAAACTACATTACTGTTGAAAAACCACCTAAACAGGCATATATTGTCGACATTAGTCATTTTAAGATTCTATACAGTGTTAGTAAAAAGCGAACAAGCCATCACCAATGCCGACCGCACTTTCTTTCAATTGAGGAAAGATATTGTTGAAGGCGTCATTCCCGCAGGCAGTAAGCTAAGCGAAATGGAATTGTCGACAAAGTATGAAGTAAGTCGCGCTGTTATACGTGAAGCCATAAACCGTCTAGCCACCTGTCACCTAGTAGAACGTAAAGCTAACGTAGGTGCTCGCGTGGTTGCACTGTCTCCAGAAGGCCTAATTCAGCTATACCAAGTGCGCGAAGCACTAGAAGGTATGGCCGCCCGCTTAGCTGCGCGCAACATGAGCGATGATGAGATTGCAGATATGCAGGCGCTGCTAGATAGCCATTTCGACAAAGTAAAAGACGGCCAAAGCTATTACCAAGAAGCCGGCGATGTAGACTTTCACTACCGAATTGTAACTGGCAGTAAGAATGATCATCTCATCAGTGTGCTTGTAGACGGGCTTTACCATTTAGTGCGCATGTATCGCGTGCAGCTCGGTATGGCTGGCCCTCGTGTGAGTACTGCGTTTGATGAGCACAGACACATTGTAAATGCCATCGCTAATCGCGACGAGGAACTGGCTGAAATGTTAATGCGTCGCCATATTCTTTATTCAAAAAACAATATTGAGAAGAAGCTTAATAATGGCTAACACCACAAAGTTTTCTTCATACCTATTTCACCTCTACCCTACTTTCAAATAAGCGAGTGATTATCATGAGTGCAGGAAAGAAATTCAGAACCGCATTACAGAACAACAAACCGCTACAAATTGTCGGCACCATTAACGCCTACACCGCCATGATGGCAAAGGCTATTGGGCACCAAGCTATATATTTATCAGGTGGCGGCGTAGCGAATGCGTCTTACGGCCTACCCGACTTAGGCATGACGTCACTCAATGATGTGATTGCAGACGTTCAGCGAATTACCAGCGCATGCGATCTTCCGCTAATGGTAGACATCGATACAGGCTGGGGCGGTGCATTTAATATTGCTAAAACCATTCGCGATATGGAAAAAGCCGGTGCAGCAGCAGTACATATGGAAGATCAGGTTGCACAAAAACGCTGTGGTCACCGTCCTAACAAAGAAATTGTTAGCACAGAAGAAATGGTAGACCGCATTAAAGCTGCAGTTGACGCCCGAACTGACCCCGACTTTTTCATCATGGCGCGCACCGACGCGTTTGCACAAGAAGGTTTAGAAAAAGCAATTGAGCGCGCAAAAGCCTATGTTGCAGCAGGTGCTGACGGCATATTTGCAGAAGCAGTACAAACCGAAGAGCACTACCGTGCATTTGCTGAAGCATTGGACGTACCTATTCTGGCCAACATTACTGAGTTCGGCAAAACCGAACTGTGGAACAAAGAAGAGCTTGGTGAATGGGGTGCCGACATGGTGCTTTACCCGCTAAGTGCATTCCGTGCAATGAATAAAGCGGCAGAAATGGTGTACAAATCTATACTTGAAAACGGCGACCAAAAAGCCGTTGTCGACAGCATGCAAACGCGTATGGAACTGTACGATTACCTTGGCTACCACGAGTACGAACAAAAGCTAGATGCCCTATTCGCAGAAGGCAAAAATTAGAATTAATACGACACAGCTGTAAATGAGTGGGGTGCAAGGCACCATTGGATCGGGAGCGATACGCAGGGCGTTACCACGCCGTGAACCCATCCATGGGGGCTCCGTTTCGGCATCCATGCCTCAAAGGGGTATCGCACTGTGCACCGCCCTGTTTTATCGGAGCCTCGAGCCGACTCAGAGCTGTAACCTACACCGTTTATTTTTGAGCAGACTTTTAAGTACCTTACAAATTATACAAGACCGGAGACAACAAGATGGCTAAACAGTTAAGTGGCGCGGGTTTACGCGGCCAAGTTGCAGGCAAAACAGCATTATCAACCGTAGGTAAATCAGGTTCTGGTTTAACGTATCGTGGCTACGACGTAAAAGACTTAGCGCAAAACTGTCAATTTGAAGAAGTGGCGTACCTTATTCTTAAGGGCAAGCTACCTAATCAGTCTGAGCTAGACGCATATAAAACTAAACTTCGCGGCATGCGCGGCCTTCCAACAGCACTCAAAGAAGTGCTAGAGCGCATTCCGAAAAATGCCCACCCAATGGACGTACTTCGCACGGGCTGTTCAATGCTAGGTAACCTTGAAATGGAAACCAGCTTCGACCAGCAACAAGACGTTACGGACCGCATGTTAGCATGTTTCCCTAGCATTATTTGTTACTGGTACCGCTTCTCGCACGATGGCGTGCGCGTAGATGTTGAAACCGATGACGATTCAATCGGTGGTCACTTCCTACATATGCTTCATGGCGAAAAGCCACGTGAACTTCATGAGCAAGTCATGCATGTATCGCTAATTCTATATGCAGAGCATGAATTCAACGCGTCTACTTTTACCGCTCGTGTTTGTGCATCAACCTTATCTGATATGCATTCTTGCGTGACCGGTGCTATTGGCTCACTTCGCGGCCCGCTTCACGGTGGTGCTAACGAAGCAGCCATGGAAATGATTGAAGGTTTTACCTCTGCCGATGATGCTGAAGAAAAAATGATGGGCATGCTTGAACGCAAAGAGAAGATCATGGGCTTTGGTCACGCTATCTACTCTGAGTCTGATCCGCGTAACGAAATTATCAAGCAATGGTCTGAAAAACTGGCTGCTGATGTGGGTGACGACGTGCTTTACCCTGTGTCTGTTCGCTGTGAAGAAGTGATGTGGCGCGAGAAGAAGCTTTTCTGTAACGCCGATTTCTTCCATGCCTCTGCGTATAACTTCATGGGTATTCCTACGCAGTTGTTCACACCAATCTTCGTAATGTCTCGTCTAACTGGTTGGGCGGCACACGTTATGGAACAGCGCGCTGACAACCGTATTATTCGTCCGTCAGCAGAATACACAGGCGAAGAACTACGCCCAGTGCCTGCTATCAGCGAACGCGCATAAGGCTGAGGTTAAGGTTTTATGAATATAGATTACCGTAAACCGCTTCCAAACGCGGGGATCGATTTTTTCGATACCCGAGAAGCGGTAGATACTATTGAGCCTGGCGCCTACGCCAAGCTACCTTACACCTCACGTGTACTGGCTGAGAACTTGGTGCGCAAATGCGCACCTGAAATGCTAACCGATTCGCTTAAACAGCTGATTTATCGCAAACGCGACTTAGACTTTCCGTGGTTTCCTGCTCGCGTAGTGTGTCATGACATCTTAGGGCAAACGGCACTTGTCGATTTAGCAGGCCTTCGCGATGCTATTGCCGCAAAAGGCGGCGACCCGGCGAAGGTTAACCCCGTTGTTCCAACACAGTTGATTGTGGATCACTCATTGGCTGTAGAGCATGCTGGTTTCGAGAAAGACGCGTTTGAAAAGAACCGTGCTATCGAAGACAGACGTAACGACGACCGTTTCCACTTTATCAACTGGACAAAAACCGCGTTCAAAAACGTTGATGTTATCCCACCGGGTAACGGCATTATGCACCAAATAAACTTGGAGCGTATGTCGCCGGTTATTCAGGCGCGAGACGGCGTAGCCTTCCCTGATACTTTAGTAGGTACAGACAGCCACACGCCGCATGTTGATGCGCTTGGCGTTATTGCTGTGGGTGTGGGCGGTCTTGAAGCTGAAAGCGTTATGCTGGGCCGTGCGTCGTATATGCGATTACCTGACATTGTAGGTGTTGAGCTAACGGGCAAACCACAGCCTGGAATTACCGCGACCGACATCGTGTTAGCGCTGACTGAATTCTTGCGTAAAGAGCGTGTAGTATCTGCGTATCTAGAATTTTACGGTGAAGGTGCATCGCACCTAACGCTTGGCGACCGCGCAACCATTTCGAACATGACACCGGAATATGGCGCCACCGCGGCTATGTTCTACATTGACCAGCAAACCATTAATTACTTACGCCTAACAGGTCGTGAGGAAAAGCAAATTGCACTTGTTGAGCAGTATGCCAAGCATACTGGCTTATGGGCTGATGACTTGGAAACCGCCGAGTACGAGCGGGTGCTTACTTTCGACCTGTCCTCTGTAGGTCGTAACATGGCGGGCCCGTCTAACCCACACGCACGTTTACCTACCAGCGATTTAGAAAGTCGCGGTATAGCAGCGAAGTGGATCGAAGAGGAAGGCAAAATGCCTGATGGCGCGGTTATTATCGCAGCTATCACCAGCTGTACTAATACCTCGAACCCGCGCAATGTAATTGCGGCAGGTTTGCTTGCGCGCAACGCTAACCAACGTGGCTTGACTCGCAAGCCGTGGGTGAAAAGCTCACTAGCACCAGGCTCTAAGGCCGTTAAGCTGTATCTTGAAGAAGCTAACCTGATGAGCGAGCTGGAAGATTTAGGCTTTGGCGTGGTTGCCTTTGCGTGTACTACCTGTAACGGTATGAGCGGCGCGCTAGACCCTAAAATTCAGCAAGAGATCATCAACCGCGACCTTTACTCCACAGCAGTGTTGTCGGGTAACCGTAACTTCGATGGCCGTATTCACCCTTACGCAAAGCAAGCATTCTTGGCATCACCGCCATTGGTGGTGGCCTACGCCATTGCCGGTACTGTTCGTTTTGATATTGAAAAGGATGTACTAGGCACAGACAAAGACGGCAACCCGGTAACCCTTAAAGACATTTGGCCAAGCGACGAGGAAATTGACGCTATTGTAGCGAAGTCGGTGAAGCCAGAGCATTTCAGAAAAGTGTACGAGCCAATGTTCGACCTTAGCGTTGACTACGGAAAAGACATTAACCCGCTTTACGACTGGCGTGAAATGAGCACCTACATTCGCCGCCCGCCTTACTGGGAAGGCGCGATGGATGCTGAACGCACCATGAAAGGTATGCGCCCGCTGGCTATTTTGGGAGATAACATCACCACCGATCACTTGTCGCCTTCAAACGCTATTTTAGCCAGCAGTGCCGCAGGTGAATACTTAGCAAAAATGGGCTTACCGGAAGAAGACTTTAACTCCTACGCCACCCACCGAGGCGATCATTTAACCGCACAGCGCGCTACCCTTGCGAACCCGAAAGTGTTCAACGAGATGGTGCTTGAAAACGGTGAAGTGAAGCAAGGTTCACTGGCGCGAGTTGAGCCAGAAGGACAAGTTATGCGCATGTGGGAAGCTATTGAAACCTACATGAACCGCAGACAGCCGCTGATTATTGTAGCCGGCGCTGACTACGGTCAGGGCTCGTCACGAGACTGGGCAGCCAAAGGCGTACGTCTTGCTGGTGTTGAGGTAATTGTGGCAGAAGGCTTTGAGCGTATTCACCGCACCAACCTGATTGGTATGGGCGTATTACCGCTTGAGTTTAAGCCGGGCACAACGCGTAAAACCCTTGAGCTAGACGGAACAGAAACCTACGACGTAAGCGGCGAACCGTCACCAGGAGCAACGCTAACGCTAGTAGTAAACCGTCAAAACGGTGAGCAACTAGAAGTGCCCGTAACCTGTCGTTTAGATACAGGTGAAGAAGTCTCAATTTACAGCGCAGGCGGCGTATTACAACGCTTCGCCAAGGACTTCTTGGAAGCAGAAGCTAGCTGAGGGGAAAAAACATGACAAAGTATGCGCCACAACTTCGAGTGCCGGCTACCTACATGCGTGGCGGTACTAGCAAAGGTGTATTTTTTAACTTATCTGACTTGCCTGAGGCTGCACAAAAGCCGGGGCCGGCGCGCGATGCCCTGCTTCTTCGTGTTATCGGAAGCCCAGATCCATACGGTAAACAAACTGACGGTATGGGCGGTGCTACCTCGAGTACTAGCAAAACAGTGATCTTAAGCAAGAGTGAACGTGAAGGTTTTGATGTTGACTACCTGTTTGGACAAGTCGCTATCGACAAGCCTTTCGTAGACTGGAGTGGAAACTGTGGAAATCTAACCGCAGCCGTTGGCGCATTTGCTATTAGCAATGGCTTAGTTGATGAAAGTAAGATTCCGGAAAACGGCATTGCCACCGTCAACATTTGGCAGGCGAATATCAACAAAGCCATAATTGCAAAAGTACCAATGACTAATGGTGAAGTTCAAGAAACTGGCGACTTTGAGTTAGACGGAGTTACTTTCCCTGCCGCAGAAGTAGAGGTAGCTTTTGTTGACCCAGCCGACGGTGAAGGCGCTATTTTCCCCACTGGACGCTTAGTCGACACGCTTGAAGTACCGGGTTTTGGTTCACTGCAGGCGACTATGATCAATGCGGGTATTCCAACTATTTTCGTTAATGCAGAAGATGTTGGTTACACAGGTACAGAGCTGCAGGACGACATAAACAGTGATGCAGAGGCGCTTTCCAAGTTCGAAGCCATTCGTGCATACGGCGCGGTCCAAATGGGGCTAATTAAAGATGTAGGTGAAGCTGCAAACAGGCAACATACACCTAAGGTCGCTTTCGTCGCTCCTCCAAGAGGTTATAAAGCGTCAAGCGGCAAAGATATTTTGGGTTCCGACATAGACGTACTAGTACGTGCATTATCTATGGGGAAACTTCACCATGCAATGATGGGCACAGCAGCAGTAGCTATTGCCGCCGCTGCCGCCATTCCAGGAACTTTGGTGAATATTGCCGCAGGTAGCAAAGACAGAGAATCGGTTACTTTTGGGCACCCATCGGGAACACTTCGTGTAGGCGCTAAAGCTACTTTTGAAAACGACAGGTGGAAAATCGAGCAAGCGGTGATGAGCAGAAGTGCCCGTGTTTTAATGGAAGGCAATGTTCGTATTCCGTGTGAACAAAGCTGATTAACCGTACATAATATAAGACACATCTTATTTAGACATAAGTCTAAAAAGCCCTCTAACAGAGGGCTTTTTCTTTTTCAGTTAGTTATTATCAAGACTTAAGTGCCTAGAGTAGTTCACATGTATAAAGTTCTTGTAGTAGAAGACAGCTTAACTGTTCGTAAGATCGTTAATAAACTTATTGAGGATAACCCTCACTTTACCTGTGACTTATGTGAGGACTTAGCCGAAGCGCAGAGTGCTCTTGATAGTGACAACGACTACTTAGCCGCCATCGTTGACTTGAATCTCCCTGATGCACCAAACGGAGAAAGTGTAGAACTAGCACTTTCACACAACGTTCCAACAATCGTTCTGACCGGCAACTTTGACGAGTTCACTAGAGCTCAATTATTAGATCAAGGCGTACTGGACTACATTACAAAAGAATCTCGTTACTCCTACCTACAAGTTTCTAAATTAGTCGACCGCTTAAGAAAAAACCTAAC encodes:
- the acnD gene encoding Fe/S-dependent 2-methylisocitrate dehydratase AcnD is translated as MNIDYRKPLPNAGIDFFDTREAVDTIEPGAYAKLPYTSRVLAENLVRKCAPEMLTDSLKQLIYRKRDLDFPWFPARVVCHDILGQTALVDLAGLRDAIAAKGGDPAKVNPVVPTQLIVDHSLAVEHAGFEKDAFEKNRAIEDRRNDDRFHFINWTKTAFKNVDVIPPGNGIMHQINLERMSPVIQARDGVAFPDTLVGTDSHTPHVDALGVIAVGVGGLEAESVMLGRASYMRLPDIVGVELTGKPQPGITATDIVLALTEFLRKERVVSAYLEFYGEGASHLTLGDRATISNMTPEYGATAAMFYIDQQTINYLRLTGREEKQIALVEQYAKHTGLWADDLETAEYERVLTFDLSSVGRNMAGPSNPHARLPTSDLESRGIAAKWIEEEGKMPDGAVIIAAITSCTNTSNPRNVIAAGLLARNANQRGLTRKPWVKSSLAPGSKAVKLYLEEANLMSELEDLGFGVVAFACTTCNGMSGALDPKIQQEIINRDLYSTAVLSGNRNFDGRIHPYAKQAFLASPPLVVAYAIAGTVRFDIEKDVLGTDKDGNPVTLKDIWPSDEEIDAIVAKSVKPEHFRKVYEPMFDLSVDYGKDINPLYDWREMSTYIRRPPYWEGAMDAERTMKGMRPLAILGDNITTDHLSPSNAILASSAAGEYLAKMGLPEEDFNSYATHRGDHLTAQRATLANPKVFNEMVLENGEVKQGSLARVEPEGQVMRMWEAIETYMNRRQPLIIVAGADYGQGSSRDWAAKGVRLAGVEVIVAEGFERIHRTNLIGMGVLPLEFKPGTTRKTLELDGTETYDVSGEPSPGATLTLVVNRQNGEQLEVPVTCRLDTGEEVSIYSAGGVLQRFAKDFLEAEAS
- a CDS encoding TonB-dependent receptor, whose amino-acid sequence is MKSNTDVSKTLASKLSPVALAVAMTVPALSNIAVAQEAEATEEQQFEAITVTATKRPQVIYEVPIAISAFDGDKLADQGITDLTDVGKFVPNLNVTGFSAGHTSSVNPFIRGIGLQDHLITTDPGVSVYVDGVYLGRQVGQNWSLNNIERIEVLRGPQGTLYGRNSIGGAINIITKEPDQGDVTKINTEFGTRGRVKADLFVNHALSETVAFNMNLAFNKRDGLGEFINVPNAEYDVGETEDISGRVSLKWEPSNDFRMVLTADANNGDGGLRPYTVLIDEVPTGRYYTGIDGNGDPIPSGPLRNTDVIPAGTDRYDNATSTEAVTGVSNEARGLSLTTEWDINDDYTAKVVASQRTSKYKAGLDDDGTAFSLDQFPERGEADQTSIELQLNGYINEYTDFVTGLYYFNEEGSNRQGDDSNFNGGPNLLQLDQETTSKAVYLNMRHDLTDDLSVSGGIRYTEDEKDASANVFGPLGTISDSNDWNEVTWELATNYTFDNGLTGYATIQTGYQGGQYPARPYFLISEFADEGGFDALGSGDQVALEAAVNAVVSDNDFKATDNITATNYEIGLKGRFTEYLDMSISIFNTEYENLPVQFSETTESGFITRVIPTEQTSRGIEWDGTLSLGQFSLQGSVGFIDVDVDEVVNSDGAILADVAPLTPKWTVAIAPSYEFELGDGSSIRARIDYSWRDDMYGEPLSAPERMTKLESRELVNFDIAYTPANDAYTVALYGRNIFDERYDNARLNTNDYILQILSNDASEFGVRFSTEF
- a CDS encoding GntR family transcriptional regulator yields the protein MLVKSEQAITNADRTFFQLRKDIVEGVIPAGSKLSEMELSTKYEVSRAVIREAINRLATCHLVERKANVGARVVALSPEGLIQLYQVREALEGMAARLAARNMSDDEIADMQALLDSHFDKVKDGQSYYQEAGDVDFHYRIVTGSKNDHLISVLVDGLYHLVRMYRVQLGMAGPRVSTAFDEHRHIVNAIANRDEELAEMLMRRHILYSKNNIEKKLNNG
- the prpF gene encoding 2-methylaconitate cis-trans isomerase PrpF; translated protein: MTKYAPQLRVPATYMRGGTSKGVFFNLSDLPEAAQKPGPARDALLLRVIGSPDPYGKQTDGMGGATSSTSKTVILSKSEREGFDVDYLFGQVAIDKPFVDWSGNCGNLTAAVGAFAISNGLVDESKIPENGIATVNIWQANINKAIIAKVPMTNGEVQETGDFELDGVTFPAAEVEVAFVDPADGEGAIFPTGRLVDTLEVPGFGSLQATMINAGIPTIFVNAEDVGYTGTELQDDINSDAEALSKFEAIRAYGAVQMGLIKDVGEAANRQHTPKVAFVAPPRGYKASSGKDILGSDIDVLVRALSMGKLHHAMMGTAAVAIAAAAAIPGTLVNIAAGSKDRESVTFGHPSGTLRVGAKATFENDRWKIEQAVMSRSARVLMEGNVRIPCEQS
- the prpB gene encoding methylisocitrate lyase; amino-acid sequence: MSAGKKFRTALQNNKPLQIVGTINAYTAMMAKAIGHQAIYLSGGGVANASYGLPDLGMTSLNDVIADVQRITSACDLPLMVDIDTGWGGAFNIAKTIRDMEKAGAAAVHMEDQVAQKRCGHRPNKEIVSTEEMVDRIKAAVDARTDPDFFIMARTDAFAQEGLEKAIERAKAYVAAGADGIFAEAVQTEEHYRAFAEALDVPILANITEFGKTELWNKEELGEWGADMVLYPLSAFRAMNKAAEMVYKSILENGDQKAVVDSMQTRMELYDYLGYHEYEQKLDALFAEGKN
- the prpC gene encoding bifunctional 2-methylcitrate synthase/citrate synthase, with translation MAKQLSGAGLRGQVAGKTALSTVGKSGSGLTYRGYDVKDLAQNCQFEEVAYLILKGKLPNQSELDAYKTKLRGMRGLPTALKEVLERIPKNAHPMDVLRTGCSMLGNLEMETSFDQQQDVTDRMLACFPSIICYWYRFSHDGVRVDVETDDDSIGGHFLHMLHGEKPRELHEQVMHVSLILYAEHEFNASTFTARVCASTLSDMHSCVTGAIGSLRGPLHGGANEAAMEMIEGFTSADDAEEKMMGMLERKEKIMGFGHAIYSESDPRNEIIKQWSEKLAADVGDDVLYPVSVRCEEVMWREKKLFCNADFFHASAYNFMGIPTQLFTPIFVMSRLTGWAAHVMEQRADNRIIRPSAEYTGEELRPVPAISERA